A genomic region of Streptomyces sp. NBC_00247 contains the following coding sequences:
- a CDS encoding FAD-dependent monooxygenase, translating to MELNNVKDGSSLDADVLIVGAGPCGLALACDLARRGVRHLLVERSGTLFAGSRGKGIQPRTREVLDDLGVGGAVRAHGGAAPVQMPWKDGERLGAYDMFRRAAPTDAEPYGEPWMMPQWRTQEILLARLRELGGDVVLSSALTGFSQDADGVTAHLTTGEVRARHLVAADGGRSTVRRALSLAMEGETVDPSPMLVADVRISPAALDRLNWHIFVHDAGLLTLCPLPGTEDFQLVAQFPEGRPDTSAEGVQALVAARTHLGADAVTEVRWSSDFRPRAALVERFRQGRVLLAGDAAHVHSPAGGQGLNTSVQDAYNLGWKLGQVLLHGAPEALLETYEQERRPIAAEMLGLSTRIHRGEQQRGEDAQQLGLGYREGPLSEGAAGVLVAGDRAPDGDAGGGRRLFDVFRGPHFTLLAVGTDAPLPVPDDVMVRVHRAPLSAAYGSGLFLVRPDGYVGWAGTTAEGLGAYAARLGLALPEPAAR from the coding sequence ATGGAACTTAACAACGTTAAGGACGGCAGTTCGCTGGACGCGGACGTGCTGATCGTCGGCGCGGGGCCCTGCGGTCTCGCGCTCGCCTGCGACCTGGCCCGGCGCGGGGTGCGCCACCTCCTGGTCGAACGCTCGGGAACCCTCTTCGCGGGCTCCCGCGGCAAGGGCATCCAGCCCCGCACCCGGGAGGTCCTGGACGACCTCGGAGTGGGCGGGGCGGTACGGGCGCACGGCGGGGCCGCGCCCGTCCAGATGCCCTGGAAGGACGGCGAGCGCCTGGGCGCGTACGACATGTTCCGCCGTGCGGCACCCACCGACGCGGAGCCGTACGGGGAGCCCTGGATGATGCCGCAGTGGCGGACGCAGGAGATCCTGCTCGCCCGGCTGCGCGAGCTGGGCGGCGACGTCGTCCTCTCGTCCGCCCTGACGGGGTTCTCCCAGGACGCCGACGGGGTCACCGCGCACCTCACCACCGGCGAGGTCCGCGCCCGCCACCTGGTCGCCGCGGACGGCGGGCGCTCCACGGTCCGGCGTGCGCTCTCCCTCGCGATGGAGGGCGAGACCGTCGACCCGTCCCCCATGCTGGTGGCCGACGTGCGGATCTCACCGGCGGCGCTCGACCGGCTCAACTGGCACATCTTCGTGCACGACGCGGGCCTGCTCACCCTCTGCCCACTGCCCGGCACGGAGGACTTCCAGCTGGTCGCGCAGTTCCCGGAGGGGAGGCCCGACACCTCTGCCGAGGGCGTACAGGCACTCGTCGCCGCCCGCACCCACCTCGGCGCGGACGCGGTCACCGAGGTCCGCTGGTCCTCGGACTTCCGGCCCCGCGCGGCGCTCGTCGAACGCTTCCGCCAGGGGCGCGTCCTCCTCGCCGGGGACGCCGCCCATGTGCACTCCCCGGCGGGCGGGCAGGGGCTGAACACCAGCGTCCAGGACGCGTACAACCTGGGCTGGAAGCTCGGCCAGGTGCTGCTGCACGGCGCCCCCGAAGCCCTCCTGGAGACGTACGAGCAGGAGCGCCGCCCGATCGCCGCGGAGATGCTGGGCCTCTCCACCCGCATCCACCGGGGTGAGCAGCAACGTGGTGAGGACGCCCAGCAGTTGGGGCTCGGCTACCGCGAGGGCCCGCTCTCCGAGGGCGCGGCGGGCGTGCTGGTGGCGGGCGACCGGGCGCCGGACGGGGACGCGGGCGGAGGGCGGCGGCTCTTCGACGTGTTCCGTGGCCCGCACTTCACCCTGCTGGCGGTCGGCACGGACGCCCCGCTGCCGGTGCCGGACGACGTCATGGTCCGGGTGCACCGCGCGCCGCTCTCGGCGGCGTACGGTTCCGGGCTGTTCCTGGTCCGCCCGGACGGGTACGTCGGCTGGGCGGGCACCACCGCCGAGGGCCTGGGCGCGTACGCCGCACGGCTGGGCCTCGCCCTGCCGGAACCGGCCGCCCGGTGA